A genomic segment from Pyxidicoccus trucidator encodes:
- the fusA gene encoding elongation factor G, whose amino-acid sequence MAREYPLERYRNIGIMAHIDAGKTTTTERILFYTGAIHRMGEVHEGNTTTDWMVQERERGITITSAAITAFWTRRDNRYRVNIIDTPGHVDFTIEVERSLRVLDGAVAVFDGVNGVEPQSETVWRQADKYKVPRICFINKMDRVGADFEMSVGTLKEKLGARAVRMQLPLGAEEKHRGVIDLVKMKALVFQDSEQGSRYDEVDIPEEYREAAEAARGELLEAAAEQDDALTEKFLEGQELTEEEIRGAIRKGCVGLKLFPVFCGSAFRHKGVQPLLDAVVDYLPSPLDIPPVHGKTPKGEDAIRETKDDAPFSALAFKIMNDPAFQSQTLTFLRVYSGRLEAGTAVWNSVKGKRERVSRLVQMRADKKDELTECFAGDICAVVGLKLAATGDTLCDDKQPVILERMEFPEPVIDIAIEPKSTADQDKIIQSLQRLAMEDPSFRVKTNEETGQTIIAGMGELHLEIIVDRLLREFKVDANIGKPQVAYRETVTTSTQAEGKYIRQTGGRGQYGHIWLRVMPNEPGKGFAFENKVTGGAVTKEFVDAVRDGVAESMQNGPVAGYPMVDVKVEAYDGSMHDVDSSEMAYKIAGSMAFRDAVRSATPVLLEPIMSCEIVTPEDFMGDVIGDLNGRRGKVLGMVPRPGRVQAIQAQVPLAAMFGYSTDLRSKSQGRATYTMQFSHYAPAPKSALNR is encoded by the coding sequence ATGGCCCGTGAGTACCCCCTCGAGCGCTACCGCAACATCGGCATCATGGCGCATATCGATGCCGGCAAGACGACGACCACCGAGCGGATCCTCTTCTACACCGGCGCCATCCACCGGATGGGCGAGGTGCACGAGGGCAACACCACCACCGACTGGATGGTGCAGGAGCGCGAGCGCGGAATCACCATTACCTCCGCCGCGATTACGGCCTTCTGGACCCGGCGCGACAACCGCTACCGCGTCAACATCATCGACACCCCGGGTCACGTGGACTTCACCATCGAGGTGGAGCGCTCCCTGCGCGTGCTCGACGGCGCCGTCGCCGTGTTCGACGGCGTGAATGGCGTGGAGCCGCAGTCCGAGACGGTCTGGCGCCAGGCGGACAAGTACAAGGTCCCCCGCATCTGCTTCATCAACAAGATGGACCGGGTGGGCGCGGACTTCGAGATGTCCGTGGGCACGCTCAAGGAGAAGCTGGGCGCGCGCGCCGTGCGCATGCAGCTGCCGCTGGGTGCCGAGGAGAAGCACCGTGGCGTCATCGACCTGGTGAAGATGAAGGCGCTGGTGTTCCAGGACTCGGAGCAGGGCAGCCGCTACGACGAGGTGGACATCCCCGAGGAGTACCGTGAGGCGGCCGAGGCCGCCCGGGGTGAGCTGCTCGAGGCCGCGGCCGAGCAGGACGACGCGCTCACGGAGAAGTTCCTGGAGGGCCAGGAGCTCACCGAGGAAGAGATTCGCGGCGCCATCCGCAAGGGCTGCGTCGGGCTGAAGCTGTTCCCCGTGTTCTGCGGCTCGGCGTTCCGCCACAAGGGCGTACAGCCGCTGCTGGACGCGGTGGTGGACTACCTGCCCAGCCCGCTCGACATCCCGCCCGTGCATGGCAAGACGCCCAAGGGCGAGGACGCCATCCGCGAGACGAAGGACGACGCGCCCTTCAGCGCGCTGGCGTTCAAGATCATGAACGACCCGGCGTTCCAATCGCAGACGCTGACCTTCCTCCGCGTCTACTCCGGCCGCCTGGAGGCGGGCACGGCGGTGTGGAACTCGGTGAAGGGCAAGCGCGAGCGCGTCAGCCGCCTGGTGCAGATGCGCGCGGACAAGAAGGACGAGCTCACCGAGTGCTTCGCCGGCGACATCTGTGCGGTGGTGGGCCTGAAGCTCGCTGCCACTGGCGACACGCTCTGCGACGACAAGCAGCCCGTCATCCTGGAGCGGATGGAGTTCCCCGAGCCGGTCATCGACATCGCCATCGAGCCCAAGTCCACGGCGGACCAGGACAAGATCATCCAATCGCTGCAGCGGCTGGCGATGGAGGACCCGTCGTTCCGCGTGAAGACGAACGAGGAGACGGGGCAGACCATCATCGCCGGCATGGGCGAACTGCACCTCGAAATCATCGTCGACCGGCTCCTGCGTGAGTTCAAGGTCGACGCGAACATCGGCAAGCCGCAGGTGGCGTACCGGGAGACCGTCACCACCTCCACCCAGGCGGAAGGGAAGTACATCCGCCAGACGGGCGGCCGCGGCCAGTACGGCCACATCTGGCTGCGCGTCATGCCCAACGAGCCGGGCAAGGGCTTCGCCTTCGAGAACAAAGTCACGGGCGGGGCGGTGACGAAGGAGTTCGTGGACGCGGTACGGGACGGTGTCGCCGAGTCCATGCAGAACGGCCCGGTGGCCGGCTACCCCATGGTAGACGTCAAGGTGGAGGCCTACGACGGCTCCATGCACGACGTGGACTCCAGCGAGATGGCGTACAAGATCGCCGGCTCGATGGCCTTCCGGGACGCCGTGCGCAGCGCCACCCCCGTGCTCCTCGAGCCCATCATGAGCTGTGAGATCGTCACCCCCGAGGACTTCATGGGCGACGTCATCGGCGACCTGAACGGCCGGCGGGGGAAGGTGCTGGGGATGGTGCCCAGGCCGGGCCGTGTGCAGGCCATCCAGGCGCAGGTGCCCCTGGC
- the rpsG gene encoding 30S ribosomal protein S7, whose protein sequence is MPRRRVVAKRKILPDPKFQDRLVTKFVNDLMRKGKKSIAEGVCYGAFALIEERAKEDPLKTFKKALDNVKPVLEVKSRRVGGATYQVPVEVRQDRRVALGMRWIITYSKARGEKTMQEKLAGEIMDAANNRGNAVKKREDTHKMAEANKAFAHYRW, encoded by the coding sequence ATGCCTCGTCGTCGCGTAGTCGCCAAGCGCAAGATTCTGCCGGATCCGAAGTTCCAGGACCGCCTGGTCACCAAGTTCGTCAACGACCTGATGCGGAAGGGGAAGAAGTCCATCGCGGAGGGCGTGTGCTACGGCGCCTTCGCCCTCATCGAGGAGCGCGCGAAGGAAGACCCCCTCAAGACGTTCAAGAAGGCCCTCGACAACGTGAAGCCGGTGCTCGAGGTGAAGAGCCGCCGCGTCGGTGGCGCCACCTACCAGGTTCCCGTCGAGGTCCGTCAGGACCGCCGCGTGGCCCTCGGCATGCGCTGGATCATCACCTACTCCAAGGCGCGTGGTGAGAAGACCATGCAGGAGAAGCTGGCCGGTGAGATCATGGACGCCGCCAACAACCGCGGCAACGCGGTGAAGAAGCGTGAAGACACGCACAAGATGGCCGAGGCCAACAAGGCCTTCGCTCACTACCGCTGGTAG
- the rpsL gene encoding 30S ribosomal protein S12 gives MPTISQLVRKGREKLVIKGKSPALKESPQKRGVCTRVYTTTPKKPNSALRKVARVRLTNGIEVTSYIPGVGHNLQEHSVVMIRGGRVKDLPGVRYHIIRGTLDSVGVAGRKQSRSKYGAKRPS, from the coding sequence TTGCCGACCATCAGCCAGCTGGTTCGCAAGGGCCGCGAGAAGCTCGTGATCAAGGGCAAGAGCCCTGCCCTGAAGGAGTCCCCCCAGAAGCGTGGCGTCTGCACGCGCGTCTACACCACGACCCCGAAGAAGCCGAACTCGGCCCTCCGCAAGGTGGCCCGTGTTCGTCTGACCAACGGGATCGAGGTCACGTCCTACATCCCCGGCGTGGGCCATAACCTCCAGGAGCACTCGGTGGTCATGATCCGCGGTGGCCGTGTGAAGGACCTCCCGGGCGTCCGCTACCACATCATCCGTGGCACGCTGGACTCCGTGGGCGTCGCGGGTCGCAAGCAGAGCCGCTCCAAGTACGGAGCCAAGCGTCCGAGCTGA
- the rimI gene encoding ribosomal protein S18-alanine N-acetyltransferase, producing MRRMRDDSAPRGKHDFIIRQMMVEDMPAVMALEKQAFKNPWSPELLQRELQHEWSTILLVEEERAEGPAELLGLAIFWIVHDEVHVLNVATAPVHRRRGVARAVMDEVLARGKARRCTLATLEVRRGNEAALQLYRSLGFRPVGIRPNYYVDEGEDAIVMLLDF from the coding sequence ATGAGGCGGATGCGCGACGATTCCGCGCCTCGCGGGAAGCACGACTTCATCATCCGGCAGATGATGGTGGAGGACATGCCGGCGGTGATGGCGCTGGAGAAGCAGGCCTTCAAGAACCCCTGGTCGCCGGAGCTGCTCCAGCGCGAGCTCCAGCACGAGTGGTCCACCATCCTCCTGGTGGAGGAGGAGAGGGCGGAGGGCCCCGCGGAGCTGCTGGGGCTGGCCATCTTCTGGATCGTCCACGACGAGGTGCACGTGCTGAACGTCGCCACCGCGCCCGTGCACCGGCGCCGCGGCGTGGCCCGGGCGGTGATGGACGAGGTGCTCGCCCGGGGCAAGGCCCGTCGCTGCACCCTGGCCACCCTGGAGGTGCGCCGGGGCAACGAGGCCGCGCTCCAGCTCTATCGCTCGCTGGGCTTCCGGCCGGTGGGCATCCGGCCGAACTACTACGTGGACGAGGGTGAGGACGCCATCGTCATGCTCCTCGACTTCTAG
- the dnaJ gene encoding molecular chaperone DnaJ: MAEDYYQILGVARGASPEDVKKAYRKLARKYHPDVNPGNKAAEEKFKQVSSAFEVLSDAKKRKLYDEFGPDAEKIGFDEKKAEAYRAYKSAASSGGTGGVPFGAEGFDLGDLFGDLFGGRGGGGGSGGFDAADMFGRRRGSGPERGEDLTARVQLTLKEAVTGAERTLSIARPGRCSACSGRGDSGKMGTCPTCNGTGRPRRASLFGGSGVCPNCQGTGRALEPCPQCGGAGIKEETTRLTVKIPAGVQTGSKVRLSGQGAAGPRGGPPGDLYIETEVAEHPLVRREGDDLHIDLPVTVAEAILGAEVRVPTFQGEVTVKVLPGSQSGRRMRLKGRGVPSLKGGSPGDLYLHLQVKVPEEASEEARAAAETLSRAYRDDVRRELTL; encoded by the coding sequence ATGGCGGAAGACTATTACCAGATTCTCGGAGTCGCCCGGGGCGCTTCGCCGGAGGACGTCAAGAAGGCGTACCGCAAGCTCGCGCGCAAGTACCACCCGGACGTCAACCCGGGAAACAAGGCCGCCGAGGAGAAGTTCAAGCAGGTCAGCTCCGCCTTCGAGGTGCTGTCAGACGCGAAGAAGCGCAAGCTCTACGACGAGTTCGGCCCCGACGCGGAGAAGATTGGCTTCGACGAGAAGAAGGCGGAGGCCTACCGCGCCTACAAGTCCGCGGCCTCGAGCGGCGGCACGGGCGGGGTGCCCTTCGGCGCCGAGGGCTTCGACCTGGGCGACCTCTTCGGTGACCTCTTCGGTGGACGGGGGGGCGGCGGGGGGTCGGGCGGCTTCGACGCCGCCGACATGTTCGGCCGGCGCCGGGGCTCGGGCCCGGAGCGCGGCGAGGACCTGACGGCCCGCGTCCAGCTCACCCTGAAAGAGGCCGTCACCGGCGCCGAGCGCACGCTCTCCATCGCCCGGCCCGGGCGCTGCTCGGCCTGTAGCGGCCGGGGCGATTCCGGAAAGATGGGCACCTGCCCCACCTGCAACGGCACCGGCCGGCCCCGGCGGGCGAGCCTGTTCGGCGGCAGCGGGGTCTGCCCCAACTGCCAGGGCACCGGGCGGGCCCTGGAGCCCTGTCCCCAGTGTGGCGGCGCGGGCATCAAGGAAGAGACCACCCGGCTGACGGTGAAGATCCCCGCGGGCGTGCAGACGGGCTCCAAGGTCCGGCTCAGCGGCCAGGGCGCCGCCGGCCCCCGGGGCGGCCCGCCGGGCGACCTCTATATCGAGACGGAGGTAGCAGAGCATCCGCTGGTACGCCGCGAGGGGGACGACCTGCACATCGACCTCCCGGTGACGGTGGCCGAGGCCATCCTCGGCGCGGAGGTCCGCGTGCCTACCTTCCAGGGTGAAGTCACTGTGAAGGTGCTCCCGGGCTCCCAGTCCGGCAGGCGCATGCGCCTGAAGGGTCGGGGCGTGCCTTCGCTCAAAGGGGGCTCGCCCGGGGACCTCTACCTGCACCTCCAGGTGAAGGTGCCGGAGGAGGCCTCCGAGGAGGCTCGTGCCGCCGCCGAGACACTTTCCCGCGCCTATCGCGACGATGTCCGCCGCGAGCTGACGCTCTGA
- a CDS encoding HEAT repeat domain-containing protein — protein sequence MGLFDIFTGGSGPDKALKLKSKVTQKYGDPSTRQKAIEQLGEMKIPEAVGVLLARFTITVDPLTTDADEKERTFDLIRSFGKDAVPPITEFLQRNEAATSWALRLMGELLSEDEVLGACVGALQHLSAHYTKNPEKKVVLLHHITGKQDPRIPPAVLPFLEDMSDDVKIAALKALGSFKYEPAREPMLKLLTADETARRVQTSALAALVEGGFNVDGYREKVEPLLVEPYALGQDGRIQRRA from the coding sequence ATGGGCCTCTTCGACATCTTCACGGGCGGCTCGGGGCCCGACAAAGCCCTGAAGCTCAAGTCCAAGGTGACCCAGAAGTATGGGGACCCGTCGACACGGCAGAAGGCCATCGAGCAGCTGGGAGAGATGAAAATCCCGGAGGCCGTGGGCGTGCTGCTCGCCCGCTTCACCATCACCGTGGACCCGCTCACCACGGACGCGGACGAGAAGGAGCGCACGTTCGACCTCATCCGGAGCTTCGGCAAGGACGCGGTGCCCCCCATCACCGAGTTCCTCCAGAGGAACGAGGCGGCCACCTCGTGGGCGCTGCGCCTGATGGGTGAGCTGCTCTCGGAGGACGAGGTGCTCGGGGCCTGCGTGGGCGCGCTCCAGCACCTGTCCGCCCACTACACGAAGAACCCGGAGAAGAAGGTCGTCCTCCTCCACCACATCACCGGCAAGCAGGACCCGCGCATTCCCCCGGCGGTGCTGCCCTTCCTGGAGGACATGTCGGACGACGTGAAGATCGCCGCGCTCAAGGCGCTGGGGTCCTTCAAGTACGAGCCGGCGCGCGAGCCCATGTTGAAGCTGCTCACCGCCGACGAGACGGCCCGCCGCGTCCAGACCTCCGCCCTGGCCGCGCTGGTCGAGGGTGGATTCAACGTGGATGGCTACCGGGAGAAGGTGGAGCCGCTCCTCGTGGAGCCGTACGCCCTGGGTCAGGACGGCCGCATCCAGCGCCGGGCCTGA
- a CDS encoding hybrid sensor histidine kinase/response regulator: protein MRSKKKGPLAEVVPLRPVIKTVKKPARRAAKPALPVDPETANRALLEMARHLTDNAGPTEALRSHLQTIHTLLKPKVCYVARHFPSREQLHVEHVRGRYDDRVTAAVPGEGVVGRAFATKTLLREADTVAVPLESPHGVTGVLVVLGARREPSDTLLESLAAQLTAAYEVARLRDDSARRNKDLQTAIAGLKSLEQNREELLGNVSHDLKNPLTTIKSYLAMMGREKLGPLTDSQRRAVQICDRNSDRMLRMVNDLLLMSRLQSGKMQLNQRPFGLKAVAEEVVRALGPLSEHCKVRVVIPPCSEVFVRGDRERISEAIHNLIENGIHHSEAEESVEVRVSAEDGLATLTVKDSGAGMSAEALEHVFDAFYRAQPGMPRPPGAGLGLPLVGKIVALHGGRMDASSVLGEGSIFQMVLPMFAGAVSLPEMAQAAPKSGGILLVEDDADCREVLQQVLEQEGYRVMATSGASEARSILSHIRPAMVLLDLRLSEEDGQSVLRFIRGTESLADIVVYIISGASEVASLTSGQGLERIDGFFEKPLQLPKLLDTVSAVVRPSRRAPAIP, encoded by the coding sequence GTGCGCTCGAAGAAGAAGGGGCCGCTGGCCGAGGTCGTGCCGCTGCGCCCCGTTATCAAGACCGTGAAGAAGCCCGCTCGACGGGCCGCGAAGCCGGCCCTGCCGGTGGACCCGGAAACCGCCAACCGCGCCCTGCTGGAGATGGCGCGTCACCTGACGGACAACGCGGGGCCCACCGAGGCGCTTCGCTCCCACCTGCAGACCATCCACACGCTGCTGAAGCCGAAGGTCTGCTACGTGGCCCGCCACTTCCCCTCGCGGGAACAGCTCCACGTCGAGCACGTGCGGGGCCGCTACGACGACCGCGTCACCGCCGCCGTCCCGGGCGAGGGCGTGGTGGGTCGCGCCTTCGCCACGAAGACGCTGCTGCGCGAGGCGGACACCGTCGCCGTGCCACTGGAGAGCCCCCACGGCGTCACCGGCGTGCTGGTGGTGCTCGGCGCGCGGCGGGAGCCCTCGGACACCCTGCTGGAGTCGCTCGCCGCCCAGCTCACCGCCGCCTACGAGGTGGCGCGCCTGCGCGACGACAGCGCCCGGCGCAACAAGGACCTCCAGACGGCCATCGCCGGCCTCAAGAGCCTGGAGCAGAACCGCGAGGAGCTGCTCGGCAACGTCTCCCACGACTTGAAGAACCCGCTCACCACCATCAAGTCCTACCTGGCGATGATGGGGCGCGAGAAGCTGGGGCCCCTGACGGACTCCCAGCGCCGCGCGGTGCAGATCTGCGACCGGAACTCGGACCGCATGCTGCGCATGGTCAATGACTTGCTGCTCATGTCCCGGCTCCAGTCCGGGAAGATGCAGCTCAACCAGCGCCCCTTCGGCCTCAAGGCCGTGGCGGAAGAGGTGGTGCGCGCGCTGGGCCCCCTCTCGGAGCACTGCAAGGTGCGGGTGGTGATTCCCCCCTGCTCCGAGGTCTTCGTCCGGGGAGACCGCGAGCGCATCTCCGAGGCCATCCACAACCTCATCGAGAACGGCATCCACCACAGCGAGGCGGAGGAGTCCGTGGAGGTGCGCGTGTCCGCCGAGGACGGGCTCGCCACGCTCACCGTCAAGGACAGCGGCGCGGGCATGTCCGCCGAGGCGCTGGAGCACGTCTTCGACGCCTTCTACCGCGCGCAGCCGGGCATGCCCCGTCCGCCGGGCGCCGGCCTGGGGCTGCCGCTGGTGGGCAAGATTGTCGCCCTGCATGGCGGGCGCATGGATGCCTCCAGCGTGCTCGGCGAGGGAAGCATCTTCCAGATGGTGCTGCCGATGTTCGCCGGGGCCGTCAGCCTGCCGGAGATGGCGCAGGCCGCGCCCAAGTCCGGCGGCATCCTCCTGGTCGAGGACGACGCGGACTGCCGCGAGGTCCTCCAGCAGGTGCTGGAGCAGGAGGGCTACCGGGTGATGGCCACCTCGGGGGCCTCGGAGGCGCGCTCCATCCTGTCCCACATCCGCCCGGCCATGGTGCTGCTGGACCTGCGGCTGAGCGAGGAGGACGGACAGTCGGTGCTGCGCTTCATCCGCGGTACCGAGTCGCTGGCCGACATCGTCGTGTACATCATCTCGGGAGCCAGCGAGGTGGCGTCCCTCACCTCGGGCCAGGGGCTGGAGCGCATCGACGGCTTCTTCGAGAAGCCGCTGCAGTTGCCCAAGCTGCTGGACACGGTTTCGGCGGTGGTGCGGCCCAGCCGCCGGGCACCGGCCATACCCTGA
- the argS gene encoding arginine--tRNA ligase has translation MSSSVYSRYRAAFAQGLATALGVPASEIEAQIKPAEPAHGDLSFATFPLAKAQKKAPPAIAAGLAQSVSVPGLEIKAVGPYVNARFAPLPFTAEVIDAARSAGLAYGGDLDAGRGKTVAIDYSSPNIAKPIGFHHIRTTFLGHCIANIYRALGWKVEGINYLGDWGKQFGLVAVGFQEYGDPARIDDMAHLVDVYVRANKRAEEEPEFDEKARDFFRRMEAGDAEALKLWNQFRETSIRGFKKIYERMGIEFEHIEGESRYQGKMDAVIDQIAKKPGVKESEGALVVDLPYADNEPPILLKKKDGSTLYATRDLAAAEDRYERFHFDKSLYVVAQDQALHFRQVFRTLKEMGHPWADRTVHVAFGRIHGMSTRKGQVVQLNDVLDEAKERASAKVRENIEAGRIHTGDAEQLSEQIGLGAIAFGDLKHKRASDYTFDWDEVLSFEGHTGPYLQYAHARTVSVLRKGGSAPGSYDAALLTLPEEQALLREIMRLPEVVRDAAEQYEPSLVARLLLDVAAAFSRYFTAGNQEREKRILVEDNDALRAARLALTDATRVTLAAGLTLLGIPTPDNM, from the coding sequence ATGAGCTCCTCCGTCTACTCCCGATACCGCGCCGCATTCGCCCAGGGGCTCGCCACGGCCCTGGGTGTGCCCGCCTCCGAAATCGAAGCGCAGATCAAGCCCGCCGAGCCCGCGCACGGTGACTTGAGCTTCGCCACCTTCCCCCTGGCCAAGGCCCAGAAGAAGGCGCCGCCCGCCATCGCCGCCGGGCTCGCCCAGTCGGTCAGCGTGCCGGGGCTCGAAATCAAGGCGGTGGGCCCGTACGTCAATGCCCGCTTCGCTCCCCTGCCCTTCACGGCCGAGGTCATCGACGCCGCGCGCTCGGCGGGGCTGGCCTACGGCGGAGACCTGGACGCGGGCCGTGGGAAGACGGTGGCCATCGACTACTCGTCGCCCAACATCGCCAAGCCCATCGGCTTCCACCACATCCGCACCACGTTCCTCGGCCACTGCATCGCCAACATCTACCGCGCGCTGGGCTGGAAGGTGGAAGGCATCAACTACCTGGGCGACTGGGGCAAGCAGTTCGGCCTCGTCGCGGTGGGCTTCCAGGAGTACGGCGACCCGGCGCGCATCGACGACATGGCGCACCTGGTGGACGTCTACGTCCGGGCCAACAAGCGCGCGGAGGAGGAGCCCGAGTTCGACGAGAAGGCGCGCGACTTCTTCCGCCGCATGGAGGCCGGTGACGCCGAGGCGCTCAAGCTCTGGAACCAGTTCCGCGAGACGAGCATCCGCGGCTTCAAGAAGATCTACGAGCGGATGGGCATCGAGTTCGAGCACATCGAGGGCGAGAGCCGCTACCAGGGGAAGATGGACGCGGTCATCGACCAGATTGCGAAGAAGCCCGGCGTGAAGGAGTCCGAGGGCGCGCTGGTGGTGGACCTGCCCTACGCGGACAACGAGCCCCCCATCCTCCTGAAGAAGAAGGACGGCAGCACGCTGTACGCCACGCGCGACCTCGCCGCCGCGGAGGACCGGTACGAGCGCTTCCACTTCGACAAGTCGCTGTACGTGGTGGCGCAGGACCAGGCGCTGCACTTCCGTCAGGTGTTCCGCACGCTGAAGGAGATGGGCCACCCCTGGGCCGACCGCACCGTGCACGTGGCCTTCGGCCGCATCCACGGCATGAGCACGCGCAAGGGCCAGGTGGTCCAGCTCAATGACGTGCTGGACGAGGCGAAGGAGCGGGCCTCGGCCAAGGTTCGGGAGAACATCGAAGCCGGCCGCATCCACACAGGCGATGCGGAGCAGCTCTCCGAGCAGATTGGCCTGGGCGCCATCGCCTTCGGAGACCTCAAGCACAAGCGCGCCAGCGACTACACGTTCGACTGGGACGAGGTGCTCAGCTTCGAGGGCCACACAGGCCCCTATCTCCAGTACGCCCATGCGCGCACCGTCAGCGTGCTGCGCAAGGGAGGCAGCGCGCCCGGCAGCTACGACGCGGCCCTGCTGACGCTTCCCGAGGAGCAGGCGCTGCTGCGGGAAATCATGCGCCTGCCCGAAGTGGTCCGCGACGCGGCCGAGCAGTACGAGCCGAGTCTCGTGGCGCGGCTGCTCCTCGACGTGGCCGCCGCCTTCAGCCGCTACTTCACGGCGGGCAATCAGGAACGCGAGAAGCGCATTCTCGTCGAGGACAATGACGCGCTGCGTGCGGCGAGACTCGCCCTGACGGACGCCACCCGGGTTACGCTGGCCGCTGGCCTGACGCTGCTGGGCATTCCGACGCCGGACAACATGTAG